One segment of Macaca fascicularis isolate 582-1 chromosome 4, T2T-MFA8v1.1 DNA contains the following:
- the LOC102134704 gene encoding adenylate cyclase type 10-like isoform X17 translates to MYSGLSAGRISQVIVGDERQQYLLVIGRDVDDVRLAQRLAQANEIVLSWNCWMLCEQYMFEVEIMREDEAVKLRDMRIIDPFDFDEHFDKCLDYLPHYRTSAETLRTALELDPHSDLDQKLRKHIMKNLLKKIDEGQPVEYVSEFRTVTLVLVSLEFHKTAWMLHLCHLIQESALYISTVIEKGGGQLSRIFMFEKGCMFLCVFGLPGDKKPDECAHALESSFSIFSFCWENPAKTKLVSISITNGPVFCGVVGAVARHEYTVIGPKVSLAARMITAYPGLVSCDEITYLRSMLPAYNFKKLPEKMMKNISNPGKIYEYLGHRRCIMFGKRHLARKRNKNRPLLDREKELEAFQMAQQRCLHQKKGQAVLYEGGKGYGKSQLLAEINFLTQKEGHRVLPLMLKEADSKQCFYAIQTLMAIFFEIDTCPAYYRQECLQRHLRGIVEEQLHCLFNDLLFVKFPLSFKVSHMDDVARQKKVKACFIKVLQEAARETPLIFLIDEAQYMDAASWEFLETLLSSMPIIMVMTLTPIFTLCGWAQHFLQSPQAILMPITKLATTSLLRMACWELGVVSIPQELQIYLHRCFGNPLYCEVLCQDLLSKDMLLFHDLQKEEEENSKWETLSANAMKSIMYSMFPANSEEGQELYVCTVKDDVNLDTVLLPPFLKEIAVSQLDQLSPEEQLLVKCAAIIGHSFHIDLLQHLLPGWDKNKLLQVLRALVDIHVLCWPDKSQELPAEPILVPSSIDIIDETKEKKTKLDGGSASLLRLKEELSLPQTEVLEFGVPLLRAAAWELWPKEQQIALHLECACFLQVLACRCGSCHGGDFVPFHRFAVCSTKNSKGTSRFCPYRDTGSVLTQVITEKLQLPSPQDSFPFQMKPSRTQEAFSSECCRTEEEFLDQVKRKLAQTSPEKDLLTTKPCHCKDILKLVLSPLTQHCLVIGETTCAFYYLLEAAAASLDLSDNYMAFFYLRKASSLLGQPSAFSFLKKHKVKICQFEEATFCRLLSEVCFNMGHITLAKKLARKALRLLKRNFPWTWFGVLFQTFLEKYWHPCTLSQPPNNPSENKKNLAVLQQQLHCLSLLWQLYNLEATASSYRFACLATLMQKNSAEEFANEAQVVSTYVELSQFSQSMGIKDKWLHCEQMAIQKSSLCWFSREGLLATAQLMQALAYTKLCLGHLDFSIKLGFQAREICRHLKKPALENLVLSVLFRSAFLKKKFGLCVHVLESQWALISQGYDVLGLACFYSACLDLLLYGKGLLFRPFSECLRFVQIYEHSRVLTSQSNVMLGVHSSLAMWFAQESQWGLFEHYFSKACQLVKRTNASLFGAHGFVRFLECHVLMLQKIPEGIFMHIPLELRSQTLEYFKEFFSRCVTCPVYHQWVSELKASVMRCEKREFMSLTNSIRPFDTCLTRIWIKGEFLQENNS, encoded by the exons ATGTACTCTG GTCTGTCTGCGGGTCGGATTTCCCAGGTTATTGTTGGAGATGAGCGACAGCAATACCTCTTGGTGATTGGGCGGGATGTAGATGATGTCCGGTTAGCTCAGCGTTTGGCTCAGGCAAATGAGATTGTCCTATCCTGGAACTGCTGGATGCTCTGCGAGCAGTATATGTTTGAAGTGGAAATCATGAGGGAGGATGAAGCTGTGAAG TTAAGAGATATGCGGATCATTGACCCATTTGATTTTGATGAGCATTTTGACAAGTGCCTCGATTATCTACCACATTACCGTACAAGTGCTG agacTCTAAGAACTGCACTGGAATTGGATCCACACTCTGATCTTGACCAAAAGCTGCGGAAACACATAATGAAAAACCTTTTGAAGAAG ATTGATGAAGGCCAGCCTGTAGAGTATGTATCTGAATTCCGTACGGTGACTCTGGTTTTGGTCAGCCTGGAGTTCCACAAGACAGCGTGGATGTTGCATTTGTGTCATCTTATCCAGGAGTCTGCCTTATACATCTCCACAGTCATTGAGAAAGGGGGTGGCCAGCTGAGTCGGATCTTTATGTTTGAGAAA GGCTGCATGTTCCTCTGTGTTTTCGGCCTTCCTGGTGATAAGAAGCCAGACGAGTGTGCACATGCCCTGGAGAGCTCCTTCAGCATCTTTAGCTTCTGCTGGGAGAATCCTGCTAAGACCAA ACTTGTTTCCATCAGTATCACCAATGGACCAGTATTCTGTGGCGTGGTTGGAGCAGTAGCAAGACACGAATATACAG TTATTGGTCCAAAAGTGAGTCTTGCGGCCAGAATGATAACTGCTTATCCAGGTTTGGTGTCCTGTGATGAGATAACATATCTAAGATCCATGCTACCTGCTTACAACTTCAAGAAACTACcagagaaaatgatgaaaaacatCTCCAACCCAGGGAAGATATATGAATATCTTGGCCACAGAAGATGTAT AATGTTTGGAAAAAGACATTtggcaagaaagagaaacaaaaatcgCCCTTTGTtag ACCGGGAGAAAGAATTGGAAGCCTTCCAAATGGCACAGCAGAGGTGTTTGCACCAGAAGAAGGGACAAGCAGTTCTGTATGAAGGTGGAAAAGGCTATGGAAAAAGCCAGCTGTTGGCTGAAATAAACTTCCTGACACAGAAGGAAGGGCATAG GGTATTGCCATTGATGCTGAAGGAAGCAGATTCCAAGCAGTGCTTCTATGCCATCCAGACCCTCATGGCCATCTTCTTTGAAATTGATACATGCCCAGCCTATTACCGGCAAGAGTGCCTACAAAGACACCTTCGTGGGATAGTGGAAGAACAACTTCACTGCCTTTTTAATGACCTCTTATTTGTGAAG TTTCCTTTGTCCTTCAAAGTTTCGCACATGGATGACGTGGCCAGACAAAAGAAGGTTAAAGCATGTTTTATTAAAGTACTTCAGGAG GCAGCGAGGGAAACACCACTGATTTTCCTCATTGATGAGGCCCAGTATATGGATGCAGCTTCCTGGGAGTTTTTGGAAACATTGCTCTCCAGTATGCCCATCATCATGGTGATGACGTTGACCCCTATCTTCACCCTGTGTGGCTGGGCCCAGCATTTCCTGCAGAGCCCTCAAGCTATCCTTATGCCTATTACGAAGTTGGCAACAACCTCGCTGTTGAGAATGGCATGTTGGGAGCTAGGGGTGGTGAGCATCCCCCAAGAGCTGCAGAT CTACCTTCACAGGTGCTTTGGAAATCCCCTTTATTGCGAGGTCCTATGCCAGGACCTTCTCTCTAAGGACATGTTGCTCTTTCATGACCtacaaaaggaggaagaggaaaacagCAAGTGGGAAACCCTCTCAG CCAATGCCATGAAATCCATAATGTATAGTATGTTTCCTGCCAACTCTGAAGAAGGCCAGGAACTTTATGTCTGCACAGTCAAGGATGATGTGAACTTGGATACAGTACTTCTCCCACCCTTTCTGAAAG AAATAGCAGTAAGCCAACTGGATCAACTGAGCCCAGAGGAACAGTTGCTGGTCAAGTGTGCTGCAATCATTGGGCACTCCTTCCATATAGATTTGCTGCAGCACCTCCTGCCTGGCTGGGATAAAAATAAGCTACTTCAGGTGTTGAGAGCTCTTGTGGATATACATGTGCTCTGCTGGCCCGACAAGAGCCAAGAGCTTCCTGCTGAACCCATATTAGTGCCTTCCTCTATCGACATAATTGATGAaaccaaagagaagaaaacaaagttag ATGGTGGTTCAGCCTCTCTTCTCAGGCTAAAAGAAGAATTATCCCTACCTCAAACTGAGGTGTTGGAATTTGGAGTGCCTCTACTACGGGCAGCTGCTTGGGAGCTCTGGCCCAAGGAACAACAGATAGCTTTACACCTCGAATGTGCCTGCTTTCTCCAAGTTTTGGCCTGCCGCTGTGGGAGCTGCCATGGAGGAGACTTTGTCCCCTTTCACCGTTTTGCAGTTTGTTCTACTAAGAATTCCAAGGGGACCTCTCGATTCTGTCCTTACAGAGATACTGGCTCAGTGCTAACACAAGTGATCACAGAAAAATTGCAGCTGCCTTCTCCCCAAg ATAGTTTTCCATTCCAGATGAAACCATCCAGAACCCAGGAGGCCTTCTCAAGTGAATGCTGCAG AACAGAGGAAGAGTTCCTAGATCAAGTGAAGAGGAAGCTGGCTCAGACCAGCCCTGAGAAAGACCTGTTGACCACAAAGCCTTGTCACTGTAAGGATATCCTGAAGTTAGTGCTCTCACCCCTCACCCAGCATTGCTTGGTCATTGGAGAAACGACCTGTGCATTTTATTACCTGCTGGAGGCTGCGGCTGCCTCCTTGGACCTGTCAGACAATTATATG GCCTTCTTTTATTTAAGGAAGGCAAGCAGTCTTCTGGGCCAACCCtcagcattttcatttttgaaaaaacacAAAGTGAAGATCTGTCAGTTTGAGGAGGCTACTTTCTGCCGTCTTCTGTCAGAG GTCTGTTTCAACATGGGACACATCACTTTAGCCAAAAAATTGGCTAGGAAAGCCCTTCGGCTGCTGAAAAGGAATTTCCCTTGGACCTGGTTTGGTGTCCTTTTCCAGACATTCCTGGAAAAGTATTGGCATCCCTGTACCCTGAGCCAACCTCCAAACAACCCTAGTGAGAA TAAGAAGAATTTGGCAGTTCTGCAGCAGCAGTTGCATTGCCTGTCCCTACTCTGGCAGCTCTATAACCTGGAGGCCACAGCCAGTAGCTACAGGTTTGCCTGCCTGGCTACTCTTATGCAGAAGAATTCAGCCGAGGAGTTTGCAAATGAAGCCCAG GTTGTCTCTACCTATGTGGAGCTCTCTCAGTTCTCCCAGAGCATGGGCATCAAGGACAAGTGGCTGCACTGTGAGCAGATGGCCATTCAGAAAAGCAGTTTATGTTGGTTCTCCAGGGAGGGATTGTTGGCCACAGCTCAGCTCATGCAGGCCCTGGCCTACACCAAGCTCTGCCTTGGCCATCTTGACTTCTCCATCAAGCTGG GTTTTCAAGCTCGTGAGATATGCAGACACCTCAAGAAACCAGCTCTGGAGAATCTGGTTCTCTCAGTTCTCTTCAGATCTGCATTTCTGAAGAAGAA ATTTGGCCTGTGTGTCCATGTACTGGAGAGTCAGTGGGCGCTCATTTCTCAGGGTTATGATGTCCTTGGCCTGGCCTGCTTTTACTCTGCTTGCTTAGATCTGCTGCTCTACGGAAAAG GATTGCTGTTTCGGCCCTTTAGTGAGTGTCTGCGTTTTGTTCAAATCTACGAGCACAGCCGTGTTCTGACCTCTCAGAGCAATGTcatgctgggggtccactcctcCCTGGCCATGTG
- the LOC102134704 gene encoding adenylate cyclase type 10-like isoform X7: MPLSHTRDKQPRVAFVMRAGDLPWQIKGETHHNNEGKGLTVFDRFSQTVLEVWLRFMPVEPVLNKFRDDPRFYSVVWGKDLSIFISHQRLYRRSVYTSPVSCRKDSFAPLKARTAAPPAPSPRGTRPAMVVGRWWGGDCSRFRLALPQGSLRGLVGGRTPNRACHADWLLRCWTLFPVPGRAAMVTGRRDAKLPVWPVEARLAALLPDLLVFRKPRGSEPELATAQGVLLGVHVTGFTALMDRFSLTCKSERDMDKLAHIFSYYISDIVEHVLCFGGDILNITGNMLLALWRVEQNQLSDIITLVAKCSLEIQEKFGIYHTREGQDLQLKIGLSAGRISQVIVGDERQQYLLVIGRDVDDVRLAQRLAQANEIVLSWNCWMLCEQYMFEVEIMREDEAVKLRDMRIIDPFDFDEHFDKCLDYLPHYRTSAETLRTALELDPHSDLDQKLRKHIMKNLLKKIDEGQPVEYVSEFRTVTLVLVSLEFHKTAWMLHLCHLIQESALYISTVIEKGGGQLSRIFMFEKGCMFLCVFGLPGDKKPDECAHALESSFSIFSFCWENPAKTKLVSISITNGPVFCGVVGAVARHEYTVIGPKVSLAARMITAYPGLVSCDEITYLRSMLPAYNFKKLPEKMMKNISNPGKIYEYLGHRRCIMFGKRHLARKRNKNRPLLDREKELEAFQMAQQRCLHQKKGQAVLYEGGKGYGKSQLLAEINFLTQKEGHRVLPLMLKEADSKQCFYAIQTLMAIFFEIDTCPAYYRQECLQRHLRGIVEEQLHCLFNDLLFVKFPLSFKVSHMDDVARQKKVKACFIKVLQEAARETPLIFLIDEAQYMDAASWEFLETLLSSMPIIMVMTLTPIFTLCGWAQHFLQSPQAILMPITKLATTSLLRMACWELGVVSIPQELQIYLHRCFGNPLYCEVLCQDLLSKDMLLFHDLQKEEEENSKWETLSANAMKSIMYSMFPANSEEGQELYVCTVKDDVNLDTVLLPPFLKEIAVSQLDQLSPEEQLLVKCAAIIGHSFHIDLLQHLLPGWDKNKLLQVLRALVDIHVLCWPDKSQELPAEPILVPSSIDIIDETKEKKTKLDGGSASLLRLKEELSLPQTEVLEFGVPLLRAAAWELWPKEQQIALHLECACFLQVLACRCGSCHGGDFVPFHRFAVCSTKNSKGTSRFCPYRDTGSVLTQVITEKLQLPSPQDSFPFQMKPSRTQEAFSSECCRTEEEFLDQVKRKLAQTSPEKDLLTTKPCHCKDILKLVLSPLTQHCLVIGETTCAFYYLLEAAAASLDLSDNYMAFFYLRKASSLLGQPSAFSFLKKHKVKICQFEEATFCRLLSEVCFNMGHITLAKKLARKALRLLKRNFPWTWFGVLFQTFLEKYWHPCTLSQPPNNPSENKKNLAVLQQQLHCLSLLWQLYNLEATASSYRFACLATLMQKNSAEEFANEAQVVSTYVELSQFSQSMGIKDKWLHCEQMAIQKSSLCWFSREGLLATAQLMQALAYTKLCLGHLDFSIKLGFQAREICRHLKKPALENLVLSVLFRSAFLKKKIAVSAL, from the exons ATGCCATTGTCACACACGAGAGACAAACAGCCCCGGGTAGCATTCGTGATGAGAGCAGGAGACCTGCCCTGGCAGATAAAAGGAGAAACTCACCACAACAATGAAGGAAAAGGACTGACAGTATTCGATAGATTTAGTCAAACTGTGCTTGAGGTTTGGCTTAGATTTATGCCAGTAGAACCTGTCCTTAACAAATTCAGAGATGACCCAAGATTCTACTCTGTGGTATGGGGGAAAGACCTCTCGATATTTATCTCACATCAACGGCTTTACCGCAGGAGCGTCTACACCTCTCCCGTTTCCTGTAGAAAAGACAGCTTTGCTCCTTTGAAAGCGCGGACTGCAGCACCTCCAGCCCCTTCTCCCCGCGGAACTCGGCCCGCGATGGTTGTGGGAAGGTGGTGGGGCGGGGACTGCAGCCGCTTCCGATTGGCGTTGCCCCAAGGAAGCCTGCGCGGATTGGTTGGCGGCAGGACCCCCAACAGAGCCTGCCATGCGGATTGGCTGCTACGCTGCTGGACCCTGTTTCCGGTACCTGGGCGGGCAGCTATGGTGACTGGCAGGCGGGATGCGAAGCTGCCTGTGTGGCCGGTGGAGGCCCGCTTGGCGGCACTGCTTCCCGACCTACTGGTCTTTCGGAAGCCCAGGGGATCGGAACCCGAGCTCGCCACGGCCCAGGGAGTCCTCCTAGGCGTCCATGTGACGG GGTTTACAGCATTAATGGACAGGTTCAGCCTGACCTGCAAGTCGGAACGTGACATGGACAAACTGGCCCACATCTTCAGTTACTACATTAGTGACATCGTGGAGC ATGTTCTCTGTTTTGGAGGGGATATCCTAAATATCACAg GGAACATGCTCCTGGCACTCTGGAGAGTAGAACAAAATCAACTGAGTGACATCATTACCTTGGTGGCAAAATGCAGTCTGGAGATACAGGAGAAATTTGGGATCTATCACACCAGAGAAGGCCAGGACCTGCAGTTAAAGATAG GTCTGTCTGCGGGTCGGATTTCCCAGGTTATTGTTGGAGATGAGCGACAGCAATACCTCTTGGTGATTGGGCGGGATGTAGATGATGTCCGGTTAGCTCAGCGTTTGGCTCAGGCAAATGAGATTGTCCTATCCTGGAACTGCTGGATGCTCTGCGAGCAGTATATGTTTGAAGTGGAAATCATGAGGGAGGATGAAGCTGTGAAG TTAAGAGATATGCGGATCATTGACCCATTTGATTTTGATGAGCATTTTGACAAGTGCCTCGATTATCTACCACATTACCGTACAAGTGCTG agacTCTAAGAACTGCACTGGAATTGGATCCACACTCTGATCTTGACCAAAAGCTGCGGAAACACATAATGAAAAACCTTTTGAAGAAG ATTGATGAAGGCCAGCCTGTAGAGTATGTATCTGAATTCCGTACGGTGACTCTGGTTTTGGTCAGCCTGGAGTTCCACAAGACAGCGTGGATGTTGCATTTGTGTCATCTTATCCAGGAGTCTGCCTTATACATCTCCACAGTCATTGAGAAAGGGGGTGGCCAGCTGAGTCGGATCTTTATGTTTGAGAAA GGCTGCATGTTCCTCTGTGTTTTCGGCCTTCCTGGTGATAAGAAGCCAGACGAGTGTGCACATGCCCTGGAGAGCTCCTTCAGCATCTTTAGCTTCTGCTGGGAGAATCCTGCTAAGACCAA ACTTGTTTCCATCAGTATCACCAATGGACCAGTATTCTGTGGCGTGGTTGGAGCAGTAGCAAGACACGAATATACAG TTATTGGTCCAAAAGTGAGTCTTGCGGCCAGAATGATAACTGCTTATCCAGGTTTGGTGTCCTGTGATGAGATAACATATCTAAGATCCATGCTACCTGCTTACAACTTCAAGAAACTACcagagaaaatgatgaaaaacatCTCCAACCCAGGGAAGATATATGAATATCTTGGCCACAGAAGATGTAT AATGTTTGGAAAAAGACATTtggcaagaaagagaaacaaaaatcgCCCTTTGTtag ACCGGGAGAAAGAATTGGAAGCCTTCCAAATGGCACAGCAGAGGTGTTTGCACCAGAAGAAGGGACAAGCAGTTCTGTATGAAGGTGGAAAAGGCTATGGAAAAAGCCAGCTGTTGGCTGAAATAAACTTCCTGACACAGAAGGAAGGGCATAG GGTATTGCCATTGATGCTGAAGGAAGCAGATTCCAAGCAGTGCTTCTATGCCATCCAGACCCTCATGGCCATCTTCTTTGAAATTGATACATGCCCAGCCTATTACCGGCAAGAGTGCCTACAAAGACACCTTCGTGGGATAGTGGAAGAACAACTTCACTGCCTTTTTAATGACCTCTTATTTGTGAAG TTTCCTTTGTCCTTCAAAGTTTCGCACATGGATGACGTGGCCAGACAAAAGAAGGTTAAAGCATGTTTTATTAAAGTACTTCAGGAG GCAGCGAGGGAAACACCACTGATTTTCCTCATTGATGAGGCCCAGTATATGGATGCAGCTTCCTGGGAGTTTTTGGAAACATTGCTCTCCAGTATGCCCATCATCATGGTGATGACGTTGACCCCTATCTTCACCCTGTGTGGCTGGGCCCAGCATTTCCTGCAGAGCCCTCAAGCTATCCTTATGCCTATTACGAAGTTGGCAACAACCTCGCTGTTGAGAATGGCATGTTGGGAGCTAGGGGTGGTGAGCATCCCCCAAGAGCTGCAGAT CTACCTTCACAGGTGCTTTGGAAATCCCCTTTATTGCGAGGTCCTATGCCAGGACCTTCTCTCTAAGGACATGTTGCTCTTTCATGACCtacaaaaggaggaagaggaaaacagCAAGTGGGAAACCCTCTCAG CCAATGCCATGAAATCCATAATGTATAGTATGTTTCCTGCCAACTCTGAAGAAGGCCAGGAACTTTATGTCTGCACAGTCAAGGATGATGTGAACTTGGATACAGTACTTCTCCCACCCTTTCTGAAAG AAATAGCAGTAAGCCAACTGGATCAACTGAGCCCAGAGGAACAGTTGCTGGTCAAGTGTGCTGCAATCATTGGGCACTCCTTCCATATAGATTTGCTGCAGCACCTCCTGCCTGGCTGGGATAAAAATAAGCTACTTCAGGTGTTGAGAGCTCTTGTGGATATACATGTGCTCTGCTGGCCCGACAAGAGCCAAGAGCTTCCTGCTGAACCCATATTAGTGCCTTCCTCTATCGACATAATTGATGAaaccaaagagaagaaaacaaagttag ATGGTGGTTCAGCCTCTCTTCTCAGGCTAAAAGAAGAATTATCCCTACCTCAAACTGAGGTGTTGGAATTTGGAGTGCCTCTACTACGGGCAGCTGCTTGGGAGCTCTGGCCCAAGGAACAACAGATAGCTTTACACCTCGAATGTGCCTGCTTTCTCCAAGTTTTGGCCTGCCGCTGTGGGAGCTGCCATGGAGGAGACTTTGTCCCCTTTCACCGTTTTGCAGTTTGTTCTACTAAGAATTCCAAGGGGACCTCTCGATTCTGTCCTTACAGAGATACTGGCTCAGTGCTAACACAAGTGATCACAGAAAAATTGCAGCTGCCTTCTCCCCAAg ATAGTTTTCCATTCCAGATGAAACCATCCAGAACCCAGGAGGCCTTCTCAAGTGAATGCTGCAG AACAGAGGAAGAGTTCCTAGATCAAGTGAAGAGGAAGCTGGCTCAGACCAGCCCTGAGAAAGACCTGTTGACCACAAAGCCTTGTCACTGTAAGGATATCCTGAAGTTAGTGCTCTCACCCCTCACCCAGCATTGCTTGGTCATTGGAGAAACGACCTGTGCATTTTATTACCTGCTGGAGGCTGCGGCTGCCTCCTTGGACCTGTCAGACAATTATATG GCCTTCTTTTATTTAAGGAAGGCAAGCAGTCTTCTGGGCCAACCCtcagcattttcatttttgaaaaaacacAAAGTGAAGATCTGTCAGTTTGAGGAGGCTACTTTCTGCCGTCTTCTGTCAGAG GTCTGTTTCAACATGGGACACATCACTTTAGCCAAAAAATTGGCTAGGAAAGCCCTTCGGCTGCTGAAAAGGAATTTCCCTTGGACCTGGTTTGGTGTCCTTTTCCAGACATTCCTGGAAAAGTATTGGCATCCCTGTACCCTGAGCCAACCTCCAAACAACCCTAGTGAGAA TAAGAAGAATTTGGCAGTTCTGCAGCAGCAGTTGCATTGCCTGTCCCTACTCTGGCAGCTCTATAACCTGGAGGCCACAGCCAGTAGCTACAGGTTTGCCTGCCTGGCTACTCTTATGCAGAAGAATTCAGCCGAGGAGTTTGCAAATGAAGCCCAG GTTGTCTCTACCTATGTGGAGCTCTCTCAGTTCTCCCAGAGCATGGGCATCAAGGACAAGTGGCTGCACTGTGAGCAGATGGCCATTCAGAAAAGCAGTTTATGTTGGTTCTCCAGGGAGGGATTGTTGGCCACAGCTCAGCTCATGCAGGCCCTGGCCTACACCAAGCTCTGCCTTGGCCATCTTGACTTCTCCATCAAGCTGG GTTTTCAAGCTCGTGAGATATGCAGACACCTCAAGAAACCAGCTCTGGAGAATCTGGTTCTCTCAGTTCTCTTCAGATCTGCATTTCTGAAGAAGAA GATTGCTGTTTCGGCCCTTTAG